Within Chloroflexota bacterium, the genomic segment GTTTGGCTGGGGCGGTACGACCGGGCGGGCCGGTTTCGCCGGGGTGGGGTACTAGGATGCTCCCAGGCGTTGATCAGCTGGCTCCTGCTGGATGGCTGAGTGCGCCAGATGGAGACGCTTCATGACGGCCACCCAACGCCGCCTCGGATTTCGCTTGAAGTGGAGCCCCGAAGGCGACCCGGTGGAGGAAGAGCAGCGAGCGGAAACAGACATGACGGAACGCGCCGAATCGGGGGTCTTCAGAACAGCTGGCGGCTGGGAGCCGGCGCGTCCGGTCGAACCTTCTGATCAGTTCCTCGATTCCCTGACTGCCGCCATGCGGCGGGTGGCCGACGATGCCCGAGAGACGAGCCTGGCCGATGCGCGGGCCGCCGTGGCGGCCAAGATCGCCGACATGCGCGTCGCGGCCGGATCCCGGGCCGAGGAGTTGCGGACCCGCGCCGAGCAGGACACCACCGGCGTCGGCGACTGGTCGCGGGCTGAGATCGTGCGGATCGAGGCCGAGACGCAGCGCAAGATCGAGCAGCGGCGCGCGCAACTGGCCGAGCAGCTGGATGAGCATGACCGAAAGGCTGCCTCCGACATCGCGGCTCTGGAGGCCCAGGTCGAGCAGTACGAGGGCGAGCTGGCACTGTTCTTCTCGCAGCTGGGCGAGATCAGCGATCCCGACACCTTCATCGCGGCCGCGCGCCGCATGCCGCGCCTGCCGCAGAGCAATGGCGAAGCGGCGCCGGACGGCGAAGCGGCAACTGACGCAGTGGCTGAGGAGGCGACGGGTGGGCATGAAGAGCGGCTGCGGCGCCTGGGCATCGATCGCGATCCCGAACCCGACCTGGCCGACGGCGACGGCGGGCCGACCAACGGCGTGGAGCCTGAATCGGAGGCGGTCGCTTCCGACGGTCCGGCACCGGTCGCTAAGGTGGCCCCGGCCTCTCCCGTGGCCACGGCCGCCGACCAGCCCGTCACCGCTCCGTCAGCTGCGCCCAGTGAACCGGTGACCACTGACGCCAGCACACTGGTGGCCGCGGTCGGGCTTGGCAGCTTCGGTGCCGTGACCTCGTTCAAGACCGCCCTCGAAAAGGCGGAGGGCGTGACGAACGTTCGCCTCAGCCTGGGCTCGGGCGGCGAGTTCATGTACAACGTCACCCACCGCGCCGACGTCGACCTCACCGCGCTCATCATTGCCGCCCATCCGGGGGCATCGGTCCAGCGCGACGACGACGGCGTTCTGCACCTGAGCGCAGGCAAGCGCCGCTAGCCTCACCGGCCAGCGCCGGGACGGGTGATAGACTCGGTTCTCGGCGCCGATCGTGAGGAGTAGCCCTCCAGACGGCCGACAGAGACGGCGGGTCCCGGCTGAGAGCCCGTCGCGGCACGAGCGGGCGAAAGTCGCACGAGAGCCGATCGGGATCCGCCCGATAGCGCGGAGATGAGGGTGACACCGGCTCGGTGAGCCGATGTCGCCGCACGAAGGTGGTACCACGGGCCCGCTCGTCCTTCGACGAGCGGGCCGGTTGTTTGATGGAGGGTGAGATGGTGAGCGGACGGGCCGAGCTACCGCCCCGCTACGCGCCGGGCGAGGTCGAACCCCGCATCTACCAGCGCTGGCTGGAGAAGGGTGCGTTCACCCCCGCACAGGAGGCGCCGCCCGGGGCGGCGCGCTTCGTCATCACGCAGCCACCCCCCAATGTCACCGGCGCGCTGCATATCGGCCATGCGCTGACTGCCACCGTGGAAGACACGCTGATCCGCTACCACCGCATGCGGGGGGACGACACGCTTTGGCTGCCCGGCGTGGATCACGCCTCGATCGGTGCCCAGTTCGTGCTGGACAAGATCCTGGCCGAGGAGGGCGAGAGCCGCGAGTCGCTGGGTCGGGAGCGATACCTGGAGCGCATGTGGCGCTTCATGGACGAGACGCGCGGCGTGATCTCGAACCAGCACCGCCGTCTGGGCGTCAGCGCCGACTGGACCCGCGAGCGCTTCACCATGGACGATGGCAGCGCCCGGGCCGTGCGCGTCGCATTCAAGCGGCTCCACGACGCAGGCCTCGTCTACCGGGGCGAGGCGCTCGTCAACTGGTGCCCTCGGTGTCGGACGACGATCAGCGACCTGGAGAACGTTCACCGCGACCAGATGGGCACGCTGTGGACCATTCGCTACCACCTCGTCGGACCCGACGGCGCTCCCGACCCGGATCAGTGGGTGGCGGTGGCTACGACCCGCCCCGAGACGCTGCTCGGCGACGTGGCGGTCGCGGTTCACCCCGACGACGATCGCTACCGCTCACTGGTCGGTCGGGAGGCGGTCCTGCCGTTCCTCGGCCGCCGGCTGCCGATCATCGCCGACCCGGTCGTCGACCCCGCCCTCGGCACTGGAGCGGTGAAGATCACGCCGGCCCACGACCCGGACGACTACGAGACCGGGAAGCGCCATGGGCTGCCGGCCATCTCGGTCCTGGACGAGGAGGCACGGATCAACGAGGCCGGCGGCGAGTTCGCCGGACTGGATCGCTTCGAGGCGCGGAGCCGGATCGTGGACCGACTGGCAGAGATGGGCGACCTGGAGGGCGAGCAGCCGCATCCCATGGTGGTGGGCCACTGCGACCGGTGCGGAACGGTGGTCGAGCCGCGCCTGTCGGTGCAGTGGTTCATTCGAACCCAGTCCCTGGCCGCCCGGGCGCTGGACTCGGTCCGCGAGGGGCGGACGCGGATCATTCCGGCCCGCTTCGAGAAGGTCTACGC encodes:
- the valS gene encoding valine--tRNA ligase — protein: MSGRAELPPRYAPGEVEPRIYQRWLEKGAFTPAQEAPPGAARFVITQPPPNVTGALHIGHALTATVEDTLIRYHRMRGDDTLWLPGVDHASIGAQFVLDKILAEEGESRESLGRERYLERMWRFMDETRGVISNQHRRLGVSADWTRERFTMDDGSARAVRVAFKRLHDAGLVYRGEALVNWCPRCRTTISDLENVHRDQMGTLWTIRYHLVGPDGAPDPDQWVAVATTRPETLLGDVAVAVHPDDDRYRSLVGREAVLPFLGRRLPIIADPVVDPALGTGAVKITPAHDPDDYETGKRHGLPAISVLDEEARINEAGGEFAGLDRFEARSRIVDRLAEMGDLEGEQPHPMVVGHCDRCGTVVEPRLSVQWFIRTQSLAARALDSVREGRTRIIPARFEKVYAHWLENIRDWAVGRQLWWGHRIPAWFCPDGHITVTDEADGPLACEVCHRPAAELVQETDIFDTWFSSGLWPFSTLGWPDDTPDMRR